In Taeniopygia guttata chromosome 2, bTaeGut7.mat, whole genome shotgun sequence, one genomic interval encodes:
- the CLDN12 gene encoding claudin-12, with translation MGCRDVHAATVLAFLSGTASVAGLLAAVLLPNWRQMRLYTYNKNERNVTVYTGLWIKCARFDGSRDCVIYDPQWYTAVDQLDLRVLQFALPLSMFTAVSALFLCMIGMCNTAFVSSVPNVKLAKCLVNSAGCHLVAGLLFLLACAICLTPSIWVIFYNNYLNRKYEPVFSFDISVFIAIASAGGLFFTSILLFLWYCACKSLPSPFWQPLYSHAPSMHSYASQPYSARSRLSAVEIDIPVVTHSS, from the coding sequence ATGGGCTGCCGGGATGTTCATGCGGCGACCGTACTGGCCTTCCTCAGTGGAACAGCCTCAGTGGCTGGGCTCCTTGCAGCAGTTCTGCTTCCCAACTGGAGGCAGATGAGACTGTACACATACAACAAGAACGAGAGGAATGTGACCGTTTACACTGGACTCTGGATTAAGTGTGCACGCTTTGATGGGAGCAGAGACTGTGTGATCTATGACCCACAGTGGTACACGGCTGTCGATCAGCTGGATTTGCGTGTTCTTCAGTTTGCCCTTCCTCTGAGTATGTTTACTGCTGTCTCGGCTCTGTTCCTCTGCATGATTGGCATGTGTAACACAGCCTTTGTATCGAGCGTGCCAAACGTCAAACTGGCCAAGTGCCTGGTAAACAGTGCAGGCTGCCATCTCGTGGCCGGCCTCTTGTTCCTGCTTGCCTGTGCCATTTGTCTCACTCCGTCCATCTGGGTCATTTTTTATAACAATTATCTGAACAGAAAATACGAGCCCGTCTTCAGCTTTGACATCTCTGTATTTATTGCCATTGCCAGTGCTGGCGGTCTGTTTTTCACTTCCATCCTGCTGTTCCTGTGGTACTGTGCATGCAAaagcctcccttctcctttctGGCAGCCGCTGTATTCCCACGCCCCCAGCATGCACAGCTATGCCTCTCAGCCCTACTCCGCACGTTCTCGCCTCTCTGCCGTAGAAATTGACATTCCTGTTGTGACACATTCATCTTAA